A stretch of the Desulfuromonas sp. TF genome encodes the following:
- a CDS encoding ATP-binding protein, which translates to MQLRTKFILLIGLVIFCSYGVTFYRTSSFQEELVVEQATRQAKMLFHQIRITRQWVADHNGLFFMKAPGVESNPFLENGQIQDAQGNWLVMRNPAMVTRELSVYAAREGMGQFNVTSLKPVNPANTPDEFERRTLKRFEQGLPEAVQIEKVEGKHRLRYMAPLKVDSHCLQCHGDQGYELGDIRGGMNVTIPMELAFAEISTNNRMLLNIALATIVIVSLTIFFLFDILVAKRLKILAREMDQYPERRSTESPLPPEEDDEIGALAGHYRKLCRRLERSQEELDATREQVFQSEKQAALGRLVAGISHEINNPLGGMQNCIQTMKRSQDQPELQARYLNLLSQGVDRIKGTVQQLLNIGRKEPLELRRGDVDEMIRDSLELTCMGLRAVTVDLRLGVKKPLSVGMEALRQVVMNLAGNAVQAMGEKGGTLRATSRLEDGRLLIEIADTGPGIDPNHMDKIFEPFFTTKEVGEGTGLGLSVSHSLVKRMDGELTVRNGEEGGAIFTVTLPLTAEPVTAGGSKP; encoded by the coding sequence ATGCAGCTAAGAACGAAATTCATTCTTCTCATCGGGCTGGTGATCTTCTGCTCCTACGGCGTCACCTTTTACCGCACCTCCAGCTTTCAGGAGGAGCTGGTCGTGGAACAGGCCACCCGCCAGGCCAAGATGCTCTTCCATCAGATCCGCATCACCCGGCAGTGGGTTGCGGACCATAACGGCCTCTTCTTCATGAAGGCGCCCGGGGTCGAGAGCAATCCTTTTCTCGAAAACGGGCAGATCCAGGATGCGCAGGGGAACTGGCTGGTCATGCGCAATCCTGCCATGGTCACCCGCGAGCTCTCCGTCTATGCTGCCAGGGAAGGGATGGGGCAGTTCAACGTCACCAGCCTCAAGCCGGTGAATCCTGCAAATACTCCCGATGAATTCGAACGGCGCACCCTGAAGAGGTTCGAACAGGGGCTCCCGGAGGCGGTGCAGATCGAGAAGGTGGAGGGGAAGCATCGCCTGCGGTACATGGCTCCCCTGAAGGTGGACAGCCACTGCCTGCAGTGCCATGGGGACCAGGGATACGAGCTCGGCGACATCCGGGGAGGGATGAATGTGACCATTCCGATGGAACTCGCCTTCGCCGAGATCAGCACCAACAACCGGATGCTGTTGAATATCGCCCTGGCCACCATCGTCATCGTTTCGTTGACGATCTTTTTTCTCTTCGACATTCTGGTGGCCAAACGGCTGAAGATCCTGGCCCGGGAAATGGACCAATATCCGGAGCGGCGCAGCACGGAAAGCCCTCTGCCGCCTGAAGAAGACGATGAAATAGGCGCGCTGGCCGGCCATTACCGCAAATTGTGCCGCCGCCTCGAACGCTCCCAGGAGGAACTGGACGCCACCCGCGAGCAGGTCTTCCAGAGTGAGAAGCAGGCGGCCCTCGGGCGGCTCGTCGCGGGGATCTCCCATGAGATCAACAATCCCCTGGGAGGGATGCAGAACTGCATTCAGACGATGAAAAGAAGCCAGGACCAGCCGGAGCTGCAGGCCCGCTACCTGAATCTGCTCTCTCAGGGGGTGGACCGGATCAAGGGAACGGTTCAGCAGCTGCTGAATATCGGCCGTAAGGAGCCGCTTGAGCTTCGACGGGGCGATGTCGACGAGATGATTCGCGATAGTCTGGAACTGACCTGCATGGGACTGCGGGCCGTCACGGTGGATCTGCGGCTCGGAGTGAAGAAACCGCTTTCAGTCGGCATGGAGGCCCTGCGTCAGGTGGTGATGAATCTGGCCGGCAACGCGGTTCAGGCCATGGGGGAAAAAGGAGGCACGCTCAGGGCGACGAGCCGCCTTGAAGACGGTCGACTGCTCATCGAGATTGCCGATACGGGACCGGGGATCGATCCGAATCACATGGACAAGATCTTCGAACCGTTCTTCACGACCAAGGAGGTCGGGGAGGGAACCGGCCTGGGGCTCTCCGTCTCCCATTCGCTGGTAAAGCGCATGGACGGGGAGCTGACGGTCCGAAACGGGGAAGAAGGGGGAGCGATCTTCACCGTCACCCTTCCTCTGACGGCTGAACCCGTAACCGCAGGAGGGAGCAAACCATGA